Proteins encoded together in one Parasegetibacter sp. NRK P23 window:
- a CDS encoding polysaccharide biosynthesis/export family protein, translating to MKVFIPAVLLATVTSCGTAKKIAYLEDVPDSLYNNTFTTTVSTYTDPVIKPNDILQISILTLDPQANSILTAANSASFAVQSGSISASAPQSINGFMVDKEGNIELPLAGKIKVQGSTTTEAKEMIRNRIAALYRDPVVSVRYINFTITVLGEVARPSSYTVPNEKISVLDAIGMAGDLTIYGKRDNILLVRDSADKKIYARLDLNASSITQSPYFYLRQGDVLYVEPNKAKIASTDAHRSRNITLAASGISVLIILLTRL from the coding sequence ATGAAAGTATTCATACCTGCCGTGCTATTAGCAACGGTCACCTCCTGCGGAACCGCAAAGAAGATAGCGTACCTTGAAGATGTTCCGGATTCATTGTACAACAACACCTTCACCACCACAGTTTCCACTTATACGGACCCGGTAATTAAACCCAATGATATCCTACAGATATCCATACTTACATTGGATCCGCAAGCCAACAGTATCCTTACCGCGGCCAACTCCGCAAGCTTCGCCGTTCAATCCGGCAGCATCAGCGCTTCCGCACCGCAATCCATTAACGGCTTCATGGTCGATAAAGAAGGTAACATCGAACTTCCGCTGGCGGGGAAAATAAAAGTTCAGGGCAGCACCACCACCGAAGCGAAGGAAATGATCAGAAACCGCATCGCCGCACTGTATCGGGATCCGGTGGTCAGTGTACGGTATATTAATTTCACGATTACTGTACTGGGTGAAGTGGCGCGTCCATCCAGCTATACTGTTCCCAATGAAAAAATTTCCGTGCTCGATGCCATTGGCATGGCCGGAGACCTGACGATCTATGGCAAGAGAGACAACATCCTCCTGGTAAGGGATTCAGCGGATAAAAAGATTTACGCCCGGCTTGACCTTAACGCATCATCCATTACGCAATCCCCGTATTTCTATTTACGACAGGGAGATGTATTGTATGTGGAGCCGAACAAGGCGAAGATCGCGTCTACTGACGCGCACCGTTCCAGAAACATCACCCTGGCCGCTTCGGGCATATCGGTACTGATCATTTTACTTACCCGGTTATAA